In Corallococcus macrosporus, the following are encoded in one genomic region:
- the dbpA gene encoding ATP-dependent RNA helicase DbpA, producing MEFSALALSPPLLQVLEELEFKTATPIQAQSIPVLLQGRDLVGQARTGSGKTAAFALPILQKVKLTQDRRLQALVLCPTRELCAQVAGEIRRLARRMPGLQVLALAGGQPIRPQVEALEKGVHIGVGTPGRIMDLLDREVLDTRHLATVVLDEADRMLDMGFREDMERVLGATPAKRQTVLFSATFPDDIEKLSRAFQKDPVRVSLAQEESAPDIQQVAYACTPEEKQALLLRLLRQYQPASAIVFCNFKAVVVELTRALVQAGVSADGLQGDLEQFDRDRVMAKFRNHSTRVLVATDVAGRGIDVEALDAVVNYELPQQPEAYVHRIGRTGRAGRRGLALSLVTRSDSRKVEDIEATTGVKLEKGDVDALVPENAPGVSLISGWETLSISAGRKDKMRPGDILGALTGEAGGLKAEDVGKIEIHDHHAFVAVSKRVVKVAFQRLSEGRIKGRKHRIERVR from the coding sequence ATGGAATTCTCCGCGCTCGCGCTGTCACCCCCGCTGCTCCAGGTGCTGGAGGAGCTGGAGTTCAAGACCGCCACCCCCATCCAGGCGCAGAGCATCCCGGTGCTGTTGCAGGGCAGGGATCTGGTGGGCCAGGCGCGCACGGGCAGCGGGAAGACGGCGGCGTTCGCGCTGCCCATCCTCCAGAAGGTGAAGCTCACGCAGGACCGGCGGCTCCAGGCGCTGGTGCTCTGCCCGACGCGCGAATTGTGCGCGCAGGTGGCGGGGGAGATCCGCAGGCTGGCGCGCCGGATGCCGGGGCTCCAGGTACTGGCGCTCGCGGGTGGGCAGCCCATCCGGCCTCAGGTGGAGGCGCTGGAGAAGGGCGTGCACATCGGCGTGGGGACGCCCGGGCGCATCATGGACCTGCTGGACCGCGAGGTGCTGGACACGCGGCACCTGGCCACGGTGGTGCTGGATGAAGCGGACCGCATGCTGGACATGGGATTTCGCGAGGACATGGAGCGGGTGCTGGGCGCCACTCCCGCGAAGCGGCAGACGGTGCTCTTCTCCGCGACGTTCCCGGACGACATCGAGAAGCTGAGCCGCGCGTTCCAGAAGGACCCCGTGCGCGTGTCGCTGGCGCAGGAGGAGTCCGCGCCGGACATCCAGCAGGTGGCGTACGCGTGCACGCCGGAGGAGAAGCAGGCGCTGCTCCTGCGGCTCCTGCGCCAGTACCAGCCGGCCTCCGCCATCGTGTTCTGCAACTTCAAGGCGGTGGTGGTGGAGCTGACGCGAGCGCTGGTGCAGGCGGGCGTGAGCGCGGACGGGTTGCAGGGGGACCTGGAGCAGTTCGACCGGGACCGGGTGATGGCGAAGTTCCGCAATCACAGCACCCGCGTGCTGGTGGCCACGGACGTGGCGGGCCGGGGCATCGACGTGGAGGCGCTGGACGCGGTGGTGAACTACGAGCTGCCGCAGCAGCCGGAGGCGTACGTGCACCGCATCGGCCGCACGGGGCGCGCGGGCCGGCGCGGGCTGGCGCTGTCGCTGGTGACGCGCTCGGACAGCCGCAAGGTGGAGGACATCGAGGCGACGACGGGCGTGAAGCTGGAGAAGGGGGACGTGGACGCGCTGGTGCCGGAGAACGCGCCGGGCGTGTCGCTCATCTCCGGCTGGGAGACGCTGTCTATCTCCGCGGGGCGCAAGGACAAGATGCGGCCCGGAGACATCCTGGGCGCGCTCACGGGCGAGGCGGGCGGCTTGAAGGCGGAGGACGTGGGCAAGATTGAGATCCATGACCACCACGCCTTCGTCGCCGTCTCCAAGCGTGTGGTGAAGGTGGCGTTCCAGCGGCTGAGCGAGGGCCGCATCAAGGGCCGCAAGCACCGCATCGAGCGGGTGCGGTGA
- a CDS encoding tetratricopeptide repeat protein produces the protein MPRSLVCLVLLTLSVACRTAAPVAPDAVQVARTPAAAEWEKRLDAVRFAPASPAQQQTFAQIQRELEAAVQKDPADAHLHYLLGRVYFYQERDAEAARELDRALELAPEVAEYHYLKGYFFGVVQDRQGAIAELTRATELAPRVAKYQAVLGETLLTVDEARAVTAFLRALELEPDNALSAGYLGLMLLAQGKEEEGLRWLAKTTTQSPSNPMTQYNIAQAYQNHGDHERALAHFQAAARDMPEDWRTLAKLVQEHEALKQFKERDAARARLLKLNDEGKVDSPFFVREQFQEGAAKVMVTEHFKLEGDWAVRYTFHVEEARPGAAPVEWRLSLGSYAFTNELRPPGVTERTFHFDGYEADHSHLTFAFFRGEPSYEDTRKLAVAVLRGEVKPVSGTRFNRE, from the coding sequence ATGCCCCGAAGCCTCGTGTGTCTGGTGTTGTTGACCCTGAGCGTGGCGTGCAGGACCGCCGCGCCCGTCGCTCCCGATGCCGTCCAGGTGGCCCGGACGCCCGCCGCGGCGGAGTGGGAGAAGCGGCTGGACGCGGTCCGGTTCGCTCCCGCGAGCCCTGCCCAGCAGCAGACCTTCGCTCAAATCCAAAGAGAGCTGGAGGCCGCCGTCCAGAAGGACCCGGCGGACGCGCACCTGCATTACCTGCTGGGGCGCGTGTATTTCTATCAGGAGCGCGACGCGGAGGCGGCGCGGGAGCTCGATAGGGCCCTGGAGCTGGCGCCCGAGGTCGCCGAATACCACTACCTCAAGGGGTATTTTTTCGGGGTCGTTCAAGACAGGCAGGGGGCCATCGCGGAGCTGACCCGGGCGACGGAGCTGGCGCCCCGGGTGGCGAAGTACCAGGCCGTCCTGGGGGAGACGTTGTTGACTGTGGACGAGGCCAGGGCCGTGACTGCCTTCCTGCGAGCGCTCGAGCTGGAGCCAGACAACGCCCTGTCGGCGGGCTACCTCGGCCTGATGCTCCTGGCGCAGGGCAAGGAGGAGGAGGGGCTCCGATGGCTGGCCAAGACCACGACCCAGTCGCCGAGCAATCCGATGACCCAGTACAACATCGCGCAGGCCTACCAGAACCACGGGGACCACGAGCGAGCGCTGGCGCACTTCCAGGCCGCTGCCCGGGACATGCCCGAGGACTGGCGCACGCTCGCGAAGCTGGTGCAGGAGCATGAGGCGTTGAAGCAGTTCAAGGAGCGCGACGCCGCGCGCGCCAGGCTGTTGAAGCTGAACGACGAGGGCAAGGTGGACAGCCCCTTCTTCGTCCGCGAGCAGTTCCAGGAGGGCGCGGCGAAGGTGATGGTGACGGAGCACTTCAAGCTCGAGGGGGACTGGGCCGTCCGCTACACCTTCCACGTGGAGGAGGCCCGGCCAGGAGCCGCGCCCGTGGAGTGGCGCCTGAGCCTGGGCTCGTACGCGTTCACCAACGAGCTGCGGCCGCCCGGCGTCACGGAGCGGACCTTCCACTTCGACGGCTACGAAGCGGACCACTCACACCTGACCTTCGCCTTCTTCCGCGGAGAGCCCTCCTACGAGGACACGCGCAAGCTGGCGGTGGCCGTCCTCCGAGGAGAGGTGAAGCCCGTGTCGGGCACCCGCTTCAACCGCGAGTAG
- a CDS encoding macro domain-containing protein — protein MTTTIQLHLRDLGRALVEAWRREFDGVPGVTVSQGDIFSERAGTVSASDPIDVRADAVVSPANSFGFMDGGIDAVYTYQLGPQVQERLRELLAKEHGGELPVGQAVLVPTGRSEIPWCISAPTMRVPADVSDTVNAYLAFRAALRAVLAHNATAKTPIRTVLCPGLGTAVGRMPPERCARQMKEAWVRTVMGRPAIPHSLRQAAEDDFRLRVEPAQERVSHQP, from the coding sequence ATGACGACCACGATTCAACTCCACCTGCGAGACCTGGGACGTGCACTGGTGGAAGCGTGGCGCCGTGAGTTCGACGGCGTTCCAGGTGTCACCGTCTCGCAGGGAGACATCTTCTCGGAGCGCGCGGGCACGGTGTCCGCTTCGGATCCCATCGACGTGCGCGCGGACGCGGTGGTGAGCCCGGCGAACAGCTTCGGGTTCATGGATGGCGGCATCGACGCCGTCTATACGTACCAACTGGGCCCCCAGGTCCAGGAGCGGCTGCGGGAACTGCTGGCGAAGGAGCACGGCGGAGAGCTGCCCGTGGGGCAGGCGGTGCTGGTCCCCACGGGGCGCTCGGAAATCCCCTGGTGCATCAGTGCTCCCACGATGCGAGTTCCCGCGGACGTCAGCGACACGGTGAACGCCTACCTCGCGTTCCGTGCCGCGCTGCGCGCCGTCCTCGCCCACAACGCCACGGCGAAGACGCCCATCCGGACCGTGCTGTGTCCTGGCCTCGGGACTGCCGTGGGGCGGATGCCGCCAGAGCGCTGCGCGCGTCAGATGAAGGAGGCCTGGGTGCGCACCGTGATGGGCAGGCCGGCCATTCCCCACTCACTGCGCCAGGCCGCCGAGGACGACTTCCGGCTCCGCGTCGAACCGGCGCAGGAGCGCGTCAGTCATCAGCCCTGA
- a CDS encoding abortive infection system antitoxin AbiGi family protein, producing MSDFVVHFTKPGPPYHDAYQNMMSILGARTLIPGAEGFGIARREAVVADRHRSVCFSEIPLDQLGRLVQRRSLYGIAFRKSFILSQGGGPVWYVQYGSPAHLAMKHQLDQALAAKEPHKEPVWAVTPFVDIQGDAHNAPYSYRFDWEREWRVPGLLRFTEYDVAALFLPEEVHTLARDFFAWAVRERAGPGYFCPVLDPGWKADQIMEALAKHAEPPVTAERKSVQG from the coding sequence ATGTCTGACTTCGTGGTGCACTTCACGAAGCCCGGGCCCCCGTACCACGACGCGTACCAGAACATGATGAGCATCCTGGGAGCGCGCACGCTCATCCCGGGCGCGGAGGGTTTTGGCATCGCGAGGCGGGAGGCGGTGGTGGCGGACCGGCACCGCTCGGTGTGCTTCAGCGAGATCCCGCTCGACCAACTCGGGAGGCTGGTGCAGCGCCGGAGCCTGTACGGCATCGCCTTCCGCAAGAGCTTCATCCTGTCGCAGGGCGGAGGGCCCGTCTGGTACGTGCAGTACGGCTCCCCGGCGCACCTGGCGATGAAGCACCAGTTGGACCAGGCGCTGGCGGCGAAGGAGCCGCACAAGGAGCCCGTCTGGGCGGTGACGCCCTTCGTGGACATCCAGGGTGACGCGCACAACGCGCCCTACAGCTACCGCTTCGACTGGGAGCGCGAGTGGCGAGTCCCGGGCCTGCTGCGCTTCACGGAGTACGACGTCGCGGCGCTCTTCCTCCCGGAAGAGGTCCACACCCTGGCCCGGGACTTCTTCGCCTGGGCCGTGCGAGAGCGCGCGGGCCCGGGCTACTTCTGCCCCGTGCTGGACCCCGGCTGGAAGGCGGATCAGATCATGGAGGCGCTGGCGAAGCACGCGGAGCCGCCAGTAACAGCGGAGCGCAAGAGCGTTCAGGGCTGA
- a CDS encoding amino acid permease, which translates to MGPFQLLALGVNGIVGVGIFFAPAEVAAQAPGLGAVWAFALTGLALVPVAFAFAVLGRRFDSDGGPVVFARAAFGERVSFLVGWVAYVSAFLSTSAVMAGLARAVAPSVGLGGPVGERLLASALVTGLAALVASGIRVSARTWTALTVLKLLPLAALLGAFFFLPAAQVSPPLPATGASWLKAGLTVMFAYQGFEIVPVIAGQVRASERTVPMATVGSLLLAMLFYVGLVWACVAALPDLAHAGAPLAQAAGVWGGAGLERLVGAGTSVSALGICVGMMVTTPRYLSALASGERALFGLERMSATGVPMRALAVTWALVLGFVNLGDLSELFALSAIAVLMQFGVTAAALAVLALRRERDLRPVHALLAVPTLVLGLTLVAFGASAREAAVAAVAVLAGLALMRLSRPREPAPARLP; encoded by the coding sequence ATCGGGCCGTTCCAACTGCTGGCCCTGGGCGTCAACGGCATCGTGGGCGTCGGCATCTTCTTCGCGCCCGCGGAGGTCGCCGCGCAGGCGCCCGGCCTGGGCGCGGTGTGGGCCTTCGCGCTGACGGGGCTCGCGCTGGTGCCGGTGGCGTTCGCGTTCGCGGTGCTCGGCCGGCGGTTCGACTCGGATGGCGGGCCGGTGGTGTTCGCGAGAGCGGCGTTCGGCGAGCGCGTGTCGTTCCTCGTCGGCTGGGTGGCCTACGTCAGCGCCTTCCTGAGCACGTCCGCGGTGATGGCGGGCCTGGCGCGGGCCGTGGCGCCGTCGGTGGGCCTGGGAGGCCCCGTGGGCGAGCGGCTGCTGGCCTCCGCGCTGGTGACGGGGCTGGCGGCGCTGGTGGCCTCCGGCATCCGCGTGTCCGCGAGGACGTGGACGGCGCTCACGGTGCTCAAGCTCCTGCCGCTGGCGGCGCTGCTGGGCGCGTTCTTCTTCCTGCCGGCCGCGCAGGTGTCGCCACCGCTGCCCGCCACGGGAGCGTCCTGGCTGAAGGCGGGCCTGACGGTGATGTTCGCCTACCAGGGCTTCGAAATCGTCCCGGTCATCGCCGGGCAGGTGCGCGCGTCGGAGCGCACGGTGCCCATGGCGACGGTGGGTTCGCTGCTGCTGGCGATGCTGTTCTACGTGGGGCTCGTGTGGGCGTGCGTGGCGGCGCTGCCGGACCTGGCGCACGCGGGCGCGCCGCTGGCGCAGGCGGCGGGCGTGTGGGGTGGCGCGGGGCTGGAGCGGCTGGTGGGCGCGGGCACCAGCGTGTCCGCGCTGGGCATCTGCGTGGGGATGATGGTGACGACGCCGCGCTACCTGTCGGCGCTGGCGTCCGGGGAGCGGGCGCTGTTCGGGCTGGAGCGCATGTCCGCGACGGGCGTGCCCATGCGGGCGCTCGCGGTGACGTGGGCGCTGGTGCTGGGGTTCGTGAACCTGGGCGACCTGTCGGAGCTCTTCGCGCTCTCCGCCATCGCGGTGCTGATGCAGTTCGGTGTCACGGCGGCGGCGCTCGCGGTGCTGGCCTTGCGGCGGGAGCGGGACCTGCGGCCGGTGCACGCGCTGCTCGCGGTGCCCACGCTGGTGCTGGGCCTCACGCTGGTGGCCTTCGGCGCGAGCGCGCGCGAGGCGGCGGTGGCCGCCGTCGCGGTGCTGGCGGGGCTGGCGCTGATGCGGCTGTCGCGGCCGAGGGAGCCGGCGCCCGCCCGCCTGCCCTGA
- a CDS encoding GNAT family N-acetyltransferase: MIEVRTFDGDASEASWFLNRVWQSTYGKSAPLPVWDKRFCDWRLFRGGQAPRDYLLAAYEGKTLVGTLFAEPARIRLGRTEVDGSYGLRATVTNSHRGQGIGAKLAREMLRRHQDRAARLTLGFTTTEPRPPAFWRRTWNTRRFGGLGMWMYAFDARALARWSFTDNERRLFTLAHPFLRHRFREADREGIRPYQPADLGRCTTLVHDMLRPVTLGYTYTTEQLAAQLQYRDVPRTFVLEQDGEVRGLISSHSLLMTGVGELTAEVVDLMAFHDSVSMEDRQRLLQVAMQDMEQRGVACAGMLRGPGTPVSLLCRSGWVPMPRRAQVTCLLPTCDLDLPADPCVFTHLR; the protein is encoded by the coding sequence ATGATTGAGGTGCGCACCTTCGACGGCGACGCCTCCGAGGCGTCCTGGTTCCTCAACCGCGTCTGGCAGTCCACCTATGGCAAGAGCGCGCCGCTGCCCGTCTGGGACAAGCGCTTCTGCGACTGGCGCCTGTTCCGGGGCGGCCAGGCGCCGCGCGACTACCTGCTGGCCGCGTACGAGGGGAAGACGCTGGTGGGCACCCTCTTCGCGGAGCCCGCGAGGATCCGCCTGGGACGCACGGAAGTGGACGGCAGCTATGGACTCCGGGCCACCGTCACGAACTCCCATCGCGGACAGGGCATTGGCGCGAAGCTGGCGCGGGAGATGCTCCGGCGGCACCAGGACCGCGCGGCGCGGCTCACCCTGGGCTTCACGACCACGGAGCCCCGCCCGCCGGCCTTCTGGCGCCGGACGTGGAACACGCGCCGCTTCGGGGGGCTCGGGATGTGGATGTATGCCTTTGATGCGCGTGCGCTCGCGCGTTGGTCCTTCACGGACAACGAGCGGCGGCTGTTCACGCTGGCCCATCCCTTCCTGCGGCACCGCTTCCGCGAGGCGGACCGCGAGGGCATCCGCCCCTATCAGCCCGCGGACCTGGGCCGCTGCACGACGCTGGTCCACGACATGCTGCGCCCGGTGACGCTGGGCTACACGTACACGACCGAGCAACTGGCCGCGCAGCTCCAGTACCGCGACGTGCCGCGCACCTTCGTGCTGGAGCAGGACGGCGAGGTGCGCGGGCTCATCAGCTCCCACAGCCTGCTGATGACAGGCGTGGGGGAGCTCACCGCGGAGGTGGTGGACCTGATGGCCTTCCACGACTCCGTGTCCATGGAGGACCGGCAGCGGCTGCTCCAGGTGGCCATGCAGGACATGGAGCAGCGGGGCGTGGCGTGCGCGGGCATGCTGCGCGGGCCCGGCACGCCGGTGTCCCTGCTGTGCCGCTCGGGCTGGGTGCCCATGCCCCGGCGCGCGCAGGTGACGTGCCTTTTGCCCACCTGCGACCTGGACCTGCCCGCGGACCCGTGCGTCTTCACGCACCTGCGCTGA